Proteins from one Paenibacillus amylolyticus genomic window:
- a CDS encoding DUF1963 domain-containing protein — protein sequence MTAEIPELLEQEIYYPAILVKSASPEVRDRLLQQVNTDDENRNHILLMLAHIGDDAVVQQFRHWRQSPPSWASELYVAPEHYTTEAGWELTKDGQRRELFTTPSYSLYKVKESEATNIAITGDSLSMLIPSTNCCPWCGGALTTLINMDVKHPALRDVSWHAERLQIQTCVICSSYGVVYMELDAAGEPLWSSHNVMPVGMDEIDLEDYGELAPDVGRQFRIANASRHAFHGSEWAMEPSLSQVGGHPGWVQDAEYPTCPCCSARMKAVAQLDWGEVEEYGEGMYYMFICEPCQMTAVSYQQS from the coding sequence TTGACCGCCGAAATTCCTGAGCTGCTGGAGCAGGAGATCTATTATCCTGCGATTTTGGTTAAAAGTGCCTCGCCTGAAGTTCGAGACCGTCTGTTGCAGCAGGTGAACACCGATGATGAGAATCGGAACCACATATTGCTCATGCTCGCCCATATCGGGGATGATGCTGTCGTGCAGCAGTTCCGGCATTGGAGACAGTCTCCGCCATCCTGGGCGAGCGAATTATACGTGGCACCCGAGCATTACACCACGGAAGCGGGTTGGGAGCTGACGAAAGACGGGCAGCGCAGAGAATTATTCACCACCCCAAGTTATTCACTCTATAAAGTAAAAGAGAGTGAAGCAACTAACATAGCAATAACCGGAGATTCGCTCTCGATGCTAATTCCGAGCACCAATTGCTGTCCATGGTGTGGTGGTGCATTAACGACCTTAATCAATATGGATGTCAAGCATCCGGCATTGCGGGACGTGTCTTGGCATGCCGAGCGACTTCAAATCCAGACTTGCGTGATATGCAGCAGTTATGGTGTGGTTTACATGGAGCTGGATGCAGCAGGGGAACCGTTATGGAGTTCACATAACGTGATGCCTGTAGGAATGGATGAGATTGACCTGGAAGACTATGGTGAACTTGCACCGGATGTCGGCCGGCAGTTTAGGATTGCGAATGCATCGCGTCATGCGTTCCATGGCAGTGAGTGGGCGATGGAACCATCGCTATCTCAAGTTGGTGGTCATCCGGGATGGGTTCAGGACGCCGAATATCCAACATGTCCATGCTGTTCCGCGAGAATGAAGGCCGTTGCACAACTGGATTGGGGCGAAGTTGAGGAATATGGTGAGGGTATGTATTACATGTTCATATGTGAGCCATGCCAGATGACCGCCGTATCATACCAGCAATCTTGA
- a CDS encoding alanyl-tRNA editing protein, translating to MTQKIYYDSAYTREWHTTITSKMDKEDGVYITLAETAFYPHGGGQPCDLGHIGGIAVLDVNIEDGEVWHKLERAPEQNEVQCELDWERRFDHMQQHTGQHLLSAMTLKLAEAMTLSFHLGTEYDTIDVAAAELGADQLTAIEQEVNRQIYRNARINTSWVTAEEAAQLPLVKQPTVTEDIRIVEIEGVEYNACGGTHVSATGEIGIIKLLKTEKVKGGTRIYFICGTRALNEFTSTQQVLNSIMVKLKTSKDELLERIEKMELEQKQLQTELNAVKTTNDAYYAEQLLAARQGLVIAQVFEDKSLKDMQNLAAKLTADHEGLVLFASISEAKVVLAQNGQPPEWACGPFFKGNLGAYQGKGGGSEKMAQAGFANSEDALAFYEFTKDQLGHH from the coding sequence ATGACTCAAAAAATCTATTATGACTCTGCTTATACAAGAGAATGGCATACAACAATTACAAGCAAAATGGACAAGGAAGATGGCGTATATATCACGCTGGCGGAGACTGCTTTTTACCCGCATGGAGGCGGACAACCTTGCGATCTGGGACATATTGGCGGCATCGCTGTTCTGGATGTGAACATTGAAGATGGGGAAGTATGGCATAAGCTGGAACGCGCTCCTGAACAGAACGAGGTACAGTGTGAGCTGGATTGGGAGCGAAGATTCGATCATATGCAGCAGCACACCGGACAGCATTTGTTGTCGGCGATGACGTTGAAACTGGCTGAAGCGATGACGCTCAGTTTCCATCTCGGTACGGAGTATGACACGATTGATGTGGCAGCGGCTGAACTGGGAGCAGATCAATTGACCGCCATTGAACAAGAAGTGAATCGCCAGATCTATCGCAATGCTCGGATCAACACGTCCTGGGTCACAGCAGAAGAGGCTGCCCAATTGCCGCTGGTGAAGCAACCTACGGTGACGGAAGACATTCGCATCGTCGAGATCGAGGGTGTAGAATATAACGCCTGCGGCGGAACCCATGTGTCGGCGACAGGTGAGATCGGCATCATTAAACTGTTGAAGACCGAAAAAGTGAAGGGCGGTACCCGCATTTATTTCATATGTGGAACAAGGGCGCTGAATGAATTCACCTCCACACAACAGGTGCTCAATAGCATTATGGTTAAATTAAAGACCAGCAAGGACGAATTATTGGAGCGCATTGAGAAAATGGAGCTGGAGCAAAAACAGCTGCAAACCGAGCTGAATGCAGTGAAAACAACCAATGATGCTTATTATGCAGAGCAACTTCTGGCTGCTAGGCAAGGACTGGTGATTGCTCAGGTCTTTGAAGACAAATCGCTCAAGGATATGCAGAACCTGGCTGCCAAGCTGACGGCAGATCATGAAGGTCTTGTGCTCTTTGCCAGTATCTCCGAGGCCAAAGTGGTTCTGGCACAGAACGGGCAACCGCCCGAATGGGCTTGTGGACCTTTCTTCAAAGGAAATCTTGGAGCCTACCAGGGTAAAGGTGGAGGCAGTGAAAAAATGGCTCAGGCAGGCTTTGCCAACAGTGAGGATGCACTAGCCTTTTACGAATTCACCAAGGACCAGTTGGGACATCACTGA